The following are from one region of the Yoonia sp. R2331 genome:
- a CDS encoding Re/Si-specific NAD(P)(+) transhydrogenase subunit alpha produces MKIGAPKEVFEGEARVAMTPASAKDLQKLGHECLIETGAGALAGFSDADYKAAGVKVVKTAAALFKEADTVAKVRAPSDTEMKRLRDGQTLISFFSPVADEAKMKAAAKKGTTVIAMEMIPRISRAQKMDALSSMANIAGYRAVIEAGNNFGRFFTGQITAAGKVPPAKVLVVGAGVAGLAAIGTSTSLGAVTLAFDVRPEVAEQVESMGAEFVYLDFEEEQQDGAATGGYASVSSPEFREAQLAKFRELAPEVDIVITTALIPNREAPELWTEDMVKAMKPGSVIVDLAAEKGGNCKLTVADEKIVTDNGVTIIGYTDFPSRMATQASTLYATNIRHLMTDLTPEKDGVVVHNMEDDVIRGATIAHEKAITFPPPPPKVAAIAAQPKAEVKELTPEEIRAKEVADFKQQTRNQVTLLSVGAAALLLVGLVAPASFMQHFIVFVLAVFVGFQVIWGVAHSLHTPLMAVTNAISSIIILGALMQIGSGSWLVMILAALSVFMAGINIFGGFMVTRRMLAMFQKS; encoded by the coding sequence GTGAAAATCGGTGCGCCAAAAGAAGTATTTGAGGGCGAAGCCCGCGTCGCGATGACGCCCGCTTCTGCAAAAGACCTGCAAAAGCTGGGGCATGAATGCCTGATCGAAACCGGGGCCGGGGCGCTCGCCGGTTTCAGCGACGCAGACTATAAAGCGGCGGGCGTCAAGGTTGTCAAAACCGCCGCAGCCCTTTTCAAAGAGGCGGATACCGTTGCCAAGGTCCGCGCGCCTTCTGACACCGAAATGAAGCGCCTGCGCGATGGTCAGACGCTGATTTCCTTCTTCTCGCCAGTTGCGGACGAAGCCAAGATGAAGGCCGCCGCCAAGAAAGGCACCACGGTCATCGCGATGGAGATGATCCCGCGTATCAGCCGCGCCCAGAAGATGGATGCGCTGTCCTCGATGGCAAATATCGCAGGCTACCGCGCCGTGATCGAGGCGGGCAACAACTTTGGTCGCTTCTTCACCGGTCAAATCACCGCCGCAGGTAAAGTACCACCGGCCAAGGTGCTGGTTGTGGGCGCAGGGGTGGCTGGATTGGCCGCGATTGGCACATCCACGTCGCTGGGTGCCGTGACACTGGCCTTTGACGTGCGTCCCGAAGTGGCCGAACAGGTCGAAAGCATGGGGGCAGAGTTTGTCTACCTCGACTTCGAGGAAGAACAGCAGGATGGGGCCGCAACTGGTGGCTATGCTTCGGTTTCCTCACCAGAATTCCGCGAAGCTCAGCTTGCCAAATTCCGGGAATTGGCTCCAGAAGTCGACATCGTCATAACCACGGCGCTGATCCCGAACCGCGAAGCGCCAGAGCTTTGGACCGAAGATATGGTCAAGGCGATGAAGCCCGGCTCGGTCATCGTCGACCTGGCTGCGGAAAAGGGCGGCAACTGCAAACTGACCGTCGCGGACGAAAAGATCGTCACCGACAACGGTGTGACAATCATCGGCTACACCGACTTCCCCAGCCGGATGGCAACACAAGCATCGACCCTTTACGCCACCAACATCCGTCACCTGATGACCGACCTGACGCCGGAAAAAGACGGCGTTGTGGTGCACAACATGGAAGACGACGTGATCCGGGGCGCGACCATCGCGCACGAAAAGGCAATCACCTTCCCGCCGCCACCGCCCAAGGTTGCTGCAATCGCGGCTCAGCCCAAGGCAGAGGTCAAGGAACTGACGCCAGAAGAAATCCGCGCCAAGGAAGTCGCGGACTTCAAACAGCAAACCCGCAATCAGGTCACGCTTTTGTCCGTCGGTGCGGCGGCGCTCTTGCTGGTCGGCCTTGTGGCCCCGGCGAGCTTTATGCAGCACTTCATCGTGTTCGTGCTGGCGGTCTTTGTCGGCTTCCAGGTGATCTGGGGCGTGGCGCACAGCCTGCACACGCCGCTCATGGCGGTTACAAACGCGATCTCGTCGATCATCATTCTAGGTGCCTTGATGCAGATCGGGTCCGGATCATGGCTGGTGATGATCCTGGCCGCACTCTCGGTCTTTATGGCTGGGATCAATATTTTCGGTGGCTTCATGGTAACACGGCGGATGCTCGCCATGTTCCAGAAGTCCTAA
- a CDS encoding NAD(P)(+) transhydrogenase (Re/Si-specific) subunit beta: MDFGFTTAAYVVAAVLFIFSLGGLSGQESAKRAVWYGIVGMALAVVATLLGPGAGLWLMSLILIAGGGFIGMQLSQRVQMTQMPELVAAMHSLVGLAAVFVGLNAHIEIGRVAAAFAAADLPFPQLDYGTLTGAAKETAREFRGFAAIVAKKTGVEINILRVELVLGIWIGAVTFTGSVIAYGKLAGRVSSSAEKLPGGHLLNIAAATVSVVCLIWYLGSGGFLPLLLLTLAALFIGYHLIMGIGGADMPVVVSMLNSYSGWAAAAIGFSLGNDLLIVVGALVGSSGAILSYIMCKAMNRSFVSVILGGFGGPAGEQMAVEGEQVAIDADGVATALNEADSVIIIPGYGMAVAQAQTAVAELVRKLRAQGKNVRFAIHPVAGRLPGHMNVLLAEAKVPYDIVMEMDEINDDFPDTDVAIVIGSNDIVNPAAQDDPNSPIAGMPVLECWKAKQVFVSKRGQGTGYSGIENPLFFKDNTRMFYGDAKASLDSLLPKID, translated from the coding sequence ATGGATTTCGGTTTTACAACAGCGGCCTATGTCGTCGCGGCCGTGCTTTTCATCTTCTCGCTTGGCGGGTTGTCTGGTCAGGAAAGCGCCAAGCGCGCGGTCTGGTATGGCATCGTGGGCATGGCATTGGCCGTGGTCGCCACGCTGCTGGGGCCGGGAGCTGGCCTCTGGCTGATGTCGCTGATCCTGATCGCCGGTGGTGGTTTCATCGGGATGCAGCTGTCACAGCGCGTACAAATGACCCAAATGCCCGAACTGGTTGCTGCCATGCACAGCCTTGTAGGCCTTGCAGCGGTCTTTGTGGGCCTGAACGCGCATATTGAGATCGGGCGGGTGGCTGCAGCCTTTGCTGCCGCTGACCTGCCATTCCCGCAGTTGGACTATGGCACCCTGACCGGGGCCGCCAAGGAAACGGCACGCGAATTCCGGGGCTTTGCGGCGATTGTCGCCAAGAAAACCGGGGTCGAAATTAACATCCTGCGCGTCGAATTGGTGCTGGGTATCTGGATCGGTGCCGTGACCTTTACCGGCTCTGTCATCGCCTACGGCAAACTGGCGGGCCGCGTCAGCTCTTCTGCGGAAAAGCTGCCCGGTGGGCATCTGCTGAACATCGCGGCGGCGACAGTCTCGGTTGTCTGTCTGATCTGGTATCTGGGCTCTGGCGGTTTCCTGCCGCTGTTGCTGCTGACGCTGGCCGCACTGTTCATCGGCTACCACCTGATCATGGGGATCGGCGGCGCTGATATGCCTGTCGTGGTGTCGATGCTGAACAGCTACTCTGGCTGGGCGGCTGCGGCCATCGGCTTTAGCCTTGGCAATGACCTGTTGATTGTTGTGGGCGCGCTGGTCGGCTCGTCCGGTGCGATCCTATCCTACATCATGTGTAAGGCGATGAACCGGTCCTTTGTGTCTGTGATCCTGGGCGGCTTTGGTGGCCCCGCAGGAGAGCAGATGGCCGTGGAGGGCGAACAGGTGGCAATTGACGCCGACGGCGTGGCCACCGCGCTGAACGAAGCCGACAGCGTCATCATCATCCCCGGTTACGGGATGGCGGTCGCACAGGCGCAGACAGCTGTGGCCGAGCTGGTCCGCAAGCTGCGCGCGCAGGGCAAGAACGTGCGCTTTGCGATCCACCCGGTCGCTGGCCGCTTGCCGGGCCACATGAACGTGCTGCTGGCCGAGGCCAAAGTGCCCTATGACATCGTGATGGAGATGGACGAGATCAACGACGACTTCCCCGACACGGACGTCGCCATTGTGATCGGGTCCAATGACATCGTGAACCCTGCGGCACAGGACGATCCCAACAGCCCAATCGCTGGCATGCCAGTGCTGGAATGCTGGAAGGCCAAGCAAGTGTTCGTGTCCAAGCGCGGGCAGGGGACCGGCTATTCCGGCATCGAAAACCCGCTGTTCTTCAAGGACAACACACGGATGTTCTACGGCGATGCGAAGGCGTCATTGGACAGCCTGCTGCCCAAGATCGACTGA
- a CDS encoding pseudouridine synthase, whose protein sequence is MTRVILFNKPFGVLSQFTDARSPSPRPTLSQYVDVPAVYPAGRLDRDSEGLLVLTDNGRLQAQIADPRFKADKTYLVQVEGAPTDVDLQPLRDGVTLKDGPTRPAQVQLIDPPALWDRDPPVRFRKSVPDRWLRVTLREGRNRQVRRMTAHVGFPTLRLVRWSVGDWSLEGITPGRWAEVQP, encoded by the coding sequence ATGACCCGCGTGATCTTGTTCAACAAACCCTTTGGTGTGCTGTCGCAATTCACCGACGCGCGCAGCCCGTCGCCGCGGCCCACGCTGTCGCAATACGTTGATGTGCCAGCGGTTTATCCCGCGGGCCGGTTGGATCGGGACAGTGAGGGGCTGCTGGTGTTGACCGACAATGGCCGATTGCAGGCACAGATCGCGGACCCAAGGTTCAAGGCCGACAAGACCTATCTCGTGCAGGTCGAAGGCGCGCCAACGGACGTCGATCTGCAACCCCTGAGGGACGGTGTGACGTTAAAGGATGGGCCGACCCGACCCGCACAGGTGCAGCTGATTGATCCCCCTGCCCTGTGGGACCGCGACCCGCCAGTGCGGTTTCGCAAATCGGTGCCGGATCGCTGGCTGCGCGTTACCCTGCGCGAGGGGCGCAACCGGCAGGTGCGACGGATGACGGCGCATGTGGGGTTTCCCACGCTGCGACTGGTGCGGTGGTCAGTGGGTGATTGGTCGCTTGAGGGGATCACCCCAGGCAGATGGGCAGAGGTCCAACCCTAG